Genomic segment of Glandiceps talaboti chromosome 17, keGlaTala1.1, whole genome shotgun sequence:
ATCAGGTTCAACACCGTTTTCTTTTAAGACAGTTGCTTCTACTTCGTACAAAACTTCAACAAAAGCAACCGCCAATCGTGATGGATCAGTTTTGTACGGATGGAGTTTTTGATCATACACTCTCATCGTTTCCTCAGCAAACATCAACTCTTTGTACCGTCTGAGAATCTTGATCACCAATGCCCTGTCCGTGATGAAGGACGCCATCTAGAGTCAtaaagtatacatatatttatatgctgACCTACTTTGTAAACCGCCTTATCTTTGATCATGTGACACATATTGATTGAGAAGTAGGTCACATCATTATTTGCAGTATTCGATTGAATATACAAAGTTCAACATCTACTACATTTGCAGAAAACAGCATGAAATTAATAATGCATCTGGGTTAATCTCCTCTTCAGCGCTGTACATAAGTCTACACATAGTCTTAATTGTTGTTTACTGTCTACAGGCTAAATTTAACgttttgatttgaatatatttcctGATTTCCCCTACCTTTATGGAAAGAATGATCTTCTATAGTAGACAGCgtataaaaatacatttgtacatcgaGACATAAGGGAAGaccttatacctccatgatcaCACTTACTTCATAAATTCATTCGCTGACTCTGTGCATGTATGATAGTCAACAAGGAAGGGGCAGGTCAGAGTTCATTTCGGCCATTTTATTAATGTTCTTTGTTTCACTGCCAACCATAGGGTGATATTCCGGAATATTTGGCAGTTAATTTGAAGATAGGCACAAACTAagtggtgatagtggttccaCTATTGGGTGACAGTGATTCCACTATTGGGTGTGGGTGACAGTAGTTCCACTATTGGGTGACAGTGATTCCACTATTGGGTGACTATGGTTCCACTAGTTGGTGACAGTGATTCCACTATTGGGTGACTATGGTTCCACTATTGGGTGACAGTGATTCCACTATTGGGTGACTATGGTTCCACTATTGGGTGACAGTGGTTCCACTATTGGGCGTAGGTGACAGTAGTTCCACTATTGGGTGACAGTGATTCCACTATTGGGTGACTATGGTTCCACTTTGCATGCAAGATAGTATAAACACTGGaactttccaaaatgtacacttGCAGTTATTAGATCCTTCACCCTGCCGTGAGGATACAATTAAACTAACATCCATCAATAGCTTATAACATGATGCAAATCTTAGTAGGTCGAAACATCGATTGCCGCTATTAAACTATATGGTGGAATGGtctattttacaaattgtacgTCATGGGCGTAAGTATCGTGTAAGTAAATTTATCAATCAAGTGGATaactaacaaaataaataataaaatataaaaatgaatcACAGGTCGTTAGCTTTTCATCCATCTAAGTTTATTTCAACAGAAAAATGTCTTATGATTCACAAGGAGATTTATcagatatattgttttattattttccgAGATAGCTGCCTTGTGAATGTAAACTAAATGTCATAATCTGAAGAAAATTCTATTTAACAAATTTAAGTAGATTGGACTTTGTTAGAGTGTAAATTAACCAGTAGTGACCTAGTCGAGTGTTTTATCAGACATATTATGTCAGTTTATAAATACGTCGTCATGGCAACTAGGACTCACATTTCCGTCAACTTATAATCTAGCAGTACTTTTTAATAAAGAGATTATTTTTGCCAGGTTTGGACTTGCACTATTCTTTAAACtcaagaaatatttttataaacaGTTGCACACTTTGTATGTTtattgatgcagtcattttataaaaatcatttcatttagCAATATACACTGAAATGTTATCTCCACCCATCGGTTTATGGTAACTTGTAGACTTGTGTTCTAATAGACTGACTTATGGTGTTTGTTATATATATCGATTTGCAAAAATAAAGACTGAAAATCTCGCGTGATTGCGAAATCTCACGTGATTGCATAACATCGTTTTATgtgattaattaattagtatttCAAAGTTCTGATCACTCTGTCTTTATCATTTATTCTATTTTCCCGCAAAACGGGTTTCTAACCATTCCCGCAAAGCATCCGTCATCAGTATTTCGGGATTCACACATTGAATACTAATGATGTTACCAATAAATGCCATTTTATCATCTTCAATGATGAAGGCTCTATCTGGTTGTCCAGCGTACGTCTGTGCAAACACATTCTCCATCGTATCCACGACCATACGAACTTTGACCTCGTCTTCTACATTGGATGTAAAAGTCTGGTACTGAGAGTCAGCTTCAATCAATCGTCTGAAAGAGACAAGTATAAGGTTGTTGTAGaattaataatgataaaaactgaTTGCATTCATGTAGAGTTCTTACAAACACCATCAAACCACTTTTATACTAGAATTCTTGACTGATCATGAGtgaaattttatatttatattttatattaatgCAAACCCGGTTGCCTGACAACATCAGTCTCGATAACCCTGACGCCACTGCAATGATGAAACGTCTAAATTCCGGAAGTCAGAGGCCCGTTGGAGTCTGGGTAATCGAGACTAGAACAATATTACTATTTCATCATGcacaatcaaatattttatttgtacataaCGCACCACAGTCAAtgaatcaaatcatatcaaaataaagtCAGTTTACAAACCTGGCAGCTGCTATTCTCTCATCCATATTTCTGTGTTGGTCGTGAGTACTATAGTGCGCCCCCAACGCCCAACCATCTCTAGGATGAGCCTCCAAAACGTAGATGTACAAGAAATCGACTCTGTCTTTATATTCCTGATGCAGCTTATGCAGAGAGCCACTGTGAACAATGGCCTGAAGTCAAGAAGAAAATTAGTTAGGTAAAGAATTGGTAGAATTAACTTGTACATCATGATGTGGCATTCTTATATTAAGTAAACCTCATTCAAGTTCGTACACGTGACTGCTTGATCTAATGCAGAATTAGGGGTATATCAGcattcatatatgtaaattacacaaaTTAGAGTTCTCTGTTTGAGGATTTTAAGTTGTTTAGCTTCACTGTCAGTGATGCTCTCGTCTTACCCTCAACGGTGGTCAGGATAGCGACCCGGATATAATCACCAGAGGGCGCTCTTTATGTACGTGCAGACGAGACAGCAAAATGTCCTCCTTTGTTTCCATGGCGACTAAGTTGACATCAGGTCTTGTATCACCAATTTTCAAGTCACCAATCCAGCATTTTGAACCATGAGATGACATGTACTTTAGTAATCCAAGCACCTGAATAGAGAgaatgaaaattacacaattcAAGTTCAAGGTGTTTTCATGTTAAAGCCACACAATGCTTGAATCAGTAAAATACTTTGGTTTATATATTAGCTGAAacatctgaaaataaaataggtGACTCAAAATAGTCACTTGTCTTCTTTGTATCTATATAACGTGTCTGTAATTAATTACCTCTTTATCGTTGCTATAGTAACGTCGTACAAGTGACGGCAATCTCTCGGTTAATAGGTTTGGGTCAATACCATTTTCCTTCAAAACTTGCTTTGATAAATCTTCCCAAACTCCTTCCAAACTGCCAAGCAACTTTGACGGGTCAGTTTTGAAAGGATGTAATCTTTCATTATATACCCGGACTGTTTCTTCGTCGAACATCAACTCTTCATACCTTTTGAGTATTTTAATAACGAGTTCTCTGTCTTCCAAAAATGACGCCATCTACGGGCCAACGAGACGAGGAATTGATGAAGCTGCCAATGGTATCTAgactttttagtgataaatacttAGATTATGGAGGAACCTTCAAAAACAGCTTTGCAAaggggtacctgaaaaaatattttaaaaagttgcaatttctcacccccccccctccctgtCATAAATAATGAACAGTCTATAATCGCCGATCAAAGTTCCAAACTAGACGTTCAAGTAGGAACAAAcccaaccagatttaaactgaataccaagcttccgtaagggcaaagttttgagactgccgttcctacagacaattgttggaatacaacagaacatacgcaataagttattttttctcattgattgctatttgttcattgctgttagtgatctcctggccaacaacaacaacatgtaatgtgaagcgctatagaacgttgtagcatagcactcaccgtagaaagagttttaaaggccaaaaaaaaatgtttctggtcagcgtcCATCACATAAGTACCACCCACCCCCTTCCCgtgtcaatttttttcatgtttgtccagccaattcaGCAcggtctgcagatgaaagggaaaacacaaaagaaactctccctacattaattgccaccagtgaagacaactgcaaaactaacCATGAACTAGCccatgacatctgccccacatacacacttgctgtaaagtactaaataaaaacagtaactgcattgataagtagattgattaacatttgttgagaatgtaaaaagaaataatcgcatcgtcgcaccactttagacaacatttcctgacgagaaactatttttcctttttagtggcctacaaaaatatgccaataacttatgaaaactaaaagctacatcaatttcaattcaattcaattcaattcaattcaatattttcatgaCAAGTGCGCTTttgtatcacaaatgtatgtatcaaattatattgaatttgaagcgtgcattccattcttgagatatagcctaattaccgaaaaccattaattatgtaaattgctcgttaatatattcatggaatgtttaccgaaacctaaccagttcttgtcactaccctacagaacacatgcaataaatttcgtttgaattgaggcAGTCGTGTAttacaaaatggtgataaagtcgcccaaatttagacaacatttcctgaccagaaactatttttttcttttttatggcctaccgaaaatatgccaataacttattaaaactaaaagctacaggACAGGTGCAattttggtatcacaaatgtatgtaccaggttataatgaatttgaagcgtgtattcttgagatatagcctaattatatAGGTGAACGATTCATCGTTGATtccaccatggaagtataacccatttTTCCACTTATGTAATCTGCTCCAACGGACGTACGTGGTAGAGTGACGGTTATATAAACTGCAGCTGTCTAATGACTGAATATATGGGTCACTGCGATGAACTCACAGCCAAACCACTTACGTGTAATCTAGTGCTATAGGATAAAACAACGACGTCTAGAAATAATGATACAACATGTACTCActattgataaaaataaatcaacaatACCGCATCGACGATGCCGCTTTTACCTGGATTTGTCCACAGAACGACTTGTCTGCATCTAATGTAAACGTGCAGTATCGTACGTAAGGTAAAGTCTGGGGGTAACGGTTATGACATGAGCCAATTGAATTGGTTTCATTGTTGAACGTCCAGTTTGTTTAGTAGAAATGAAGATGATGACAGTTTTCTCGTTTCGCTGGATCGTGAAAGTCCGACCACAGAGAGCACTGCGAGTCTCGTAAATATACCCTGAGTACGTCACACGTACACTCGCGAGTGATGGGGATGTGTTATATTATAGTTCAGATAAAATATTgtgtacaaaacagaaaaaCTTACAGGTTataattctttcattcattcgttttatgtttattttattaacAGAATATCTACCTAGATGCGAAACTTAGATCTGGGAGATAAAGtcgttattttattattttattgagTTGTAGAATAAACTAGAAATCAATGAAATGTCAACTAATCCACAAAATATTTAGAAACATTTACAATGTCCATAGTTCAACTAAATTACTATCATAAAACCCGGTAATGCAAATAATGATATCGAGGCAACATCAGAAAATCCAAATATTCCCCAAATTCTTGCACTAAAACATTCTCCAAAATGTTCCAAAATATCGTATGATAATAAATATCACAgaaaataatactttattcacaattttttctcaaaatatgaaaatttgagCAAATTTTTTCTGtagaaaatattgtttattatgATGTTGGTAAAGTCATATGTTTTTGGTTTCCGATGTAACTCAGAATTTCGTTAACAATTTTATTTGTTGTACAGTGTCACACTGCAGCCATTATTTGGCGTAGAGTGACACCGATTCGAATGTGTTATAGAGTGTAAGTCAATTCTAGTAATCTAGTCGAGTGTTTTATCAGACATATTAAGTCAGTTTATAAATATGTCGTCATGGTAACTAGCTCTTACGTATTGTCAACTTACACTTGAGGCTAGTAATGATAGTATAATAATTTTCCATTGGCATTTTAACActtcaatttttacaaatttaaagtaaCTTAGTTGCAAAATAATTAATGCAAGTTAATCAATATAGTAATTCAAACTGTGTGATAACGTCACCGGCCTTTCAGACCTGttgatcgatgtgtgagggcgccccttcATGGCGTACCTTTACAGCACAGaccttccttgtctgtgtttaCGTTACAGACGTAACTTACCATATCTACAGACGAGTAGCAATGAACCATCGCTGTTTGCCAACTTGTGAAAACTGACCTCTAGGTGGCGGTGTAATCAATCGATTGATCACATCTTGCATGAGTGATCAGTCAATGTGGTAAAAAGGTGGGTGGGTCACCTTGTTTTagtaatgtaaatattatgttCATTGTTAGATTACTTAAAAACATATAATGCATTTATAAATACTTATTAGGAAAAGATCtatatgaaatataaactaattaaaaaatcaaaagtatttgCTATCAAATGTGACATAAAATAAACCCCATTGTACTTATGAATGGTTAAATGTCTGAATTTTATGGAAATCCCCCTTAGATGGATGGAttgggttggggggggggtcataacTTTTTCTTTACGAGAGAGGGGTCAGACTGTTTTCAAAAGAGCTCAAAGGGCCCAG
This window contains:
- the LOC144448180 gene encoding type I iodothyronine deiodinase-like; this encodes MASFLEDRELVIKILKRYEELMFDEETVRVYNERLHPFKTDPSKLLGSLEGVWEDLSKQVLKENGIDPNLLTERLPSLVRRYYSNDKEVLGLLKYMSSHGSKCWIGDLKIGDTRPDVNLVAMETKEDILLSRLHAIVHSGSLHKLHQEYKDRVDFLYIYVLEAHPRDGWALGAHYSTHDQHRNMDERIAAARRLIEADSQYQTFTSNVEDEVKVRMVVDTMENVFAQTYAGQPDRAFIIEDDKMAFIGNIISIQCVNPEILMTDALREWLETRFAGK